A single window of Candidatus Thermoplasmatota archaeon DNA harbors:
- the cca gene encoding CCA tRNA nucleotidyltransferase — protein sequence MSWEALPLALGLNLGLAALGLALFDPWRRGGRVSIAHRVDRYGVYIAGALTAAAVVAVQWVLDASANRFLGLSPSTFPRFDLPVAPEPLASVLAAFFSLVMVVVHPFMLFFAALLYILSDEERAAKTALLAIPVFVVLALPFFVFLPVRPPAPPVFAILPELGELYYPLASDNTVPNIHVSLALALALAGSKSRNLPFRFTTYAYAGSVVLAVPYLGLSGPVGWGMGMLLGVFVCVLINRILSVERIALSRVAPNPEERRRILQAAQGVVAEAQQAAARAGMAVDVFLAGSAAKDTYLRDHVDIDVFVGFPPQTPREEMQRKGLALAREVLPDGIEKYAEHPYLSGRRGAVGVEIVPCYKVDDPSARMSAVDRTPFHTIYIRERLDADGRAHVRLLKQFLLGIGAYGADARFRGFSGYVCELLVAKYGTFRGVLSAAARWKPGTFLCLEPYEGAGTFPEPLVIVDPVDPNRNAASAVSPESLLLLREAAMAYLAEPRLTFFFPRPPVPLDRSALQRLLEARGSRLVAVAFDAPDVLEDALHAQMRKCGAGLAQLLSRQGFDVRSWSYEIQSRAGPHPGRAEVLLELREIELPTTEVHAGPPVDLAPHAERFQSRWKDDPSAAGEVYEKEGRLHVVRRREFPRAPDLLRMRALALDLGKDVNAAMARRFDVAADEDALALLDPVHLTRHLSGEKPWEQ from the coding sequence ATGTCCTGGGAAGCGCTCCCGCTTGCCCTCGGCCTCAATCTGGGCCTTGCCGCCTTGGGGCTTGCGCTCTTTGACCCGTGGCGACGCGGGGGCCGCGTATCGATCGCGCACCGCGTGGACCGCTACGGCGTGTACATCGCTGGCGCGCTCACGGCCGCTGCGGTCGTGGCCGTCCAATGGGTGCTCGACGCCTCGGCCAACCGGTTCTTGGGTCTGTCCCCGTCCACGTTCCCGCGGTTCGACTTGCCGGTTGCGCCGGAGCCTCTGGCCTCCGTCCTTGCGGCCTTCTTCTCGTTGGTGATGGTGGTCGTTCACCCGTTCATGCTGTTCTTCGCAGCGCTTCTGTACATCCTCTCCGACGAGGAGCGCGCCGCGAAGACGGCCCTTCTTGCGATTCCCGTGTTCGTCGTGCTGGCGCTTCCGTTCTTCGTCTTCCTGCCCGTGCGCCCGCCCGCGCCGCCGGTCTTTGCGATCCTGCCCGAGCTTGGCGAGCTGTACTACCCGCTCGCCAGCGACAACACCGTGCCCAACATCCACGTGAGCCTCGCGCTTGCGCTTGCCCTTGCCGGCTCCAAGAGTCGCAATCTCCCCTTCCGCTTCACGACCTATGCCTACGCTGGAAGCGTCGTGCTCGCCGTTCCTTACCTTGGCCTTTCCGGTCCCGTAGGATGGGGCATGGGCATGCTCCTTGGCGTCTTCGTGTGCGTGCTCATCAATCGCATCCTTTCGGTCGAGCGCATCGCGCTTTCGCGCGTCGCGCCCAATCCGGAGGAGCGCCGGCGCATCCTCCAGGCGGCGCAGGGGGTCGTCGCGGAGGCCCAGCAAGCGGCGGCGCGCGCCGGGATGGCCGTGGACGTGTTCCTGGCCGGAAGCGCCGCCAAGGACACCTACCTCCGCGACCACGTCGACATCGACGTCTTCGTGGGCTTTCCTCCGCAGACGCCGCGCGAGGAGATGCAGCGCAAAGGCCTTGCGCTTGCGCGCGAGGTCCTCCCCGACGGCATCGAGAAGTATGCCGAGCATCCCTACTTGTCGGGACGGCGCGGCGCCGTCGGCGTCGAGATCGTGCCCTGCTACAAGGTGGACGATCCCTCCGCGCGAATGTCGGCCGTCGACCGCACGCCCTTCCACACCATCTACATCCGCGAGCGGCTGGACGCCGACGGTCGCGCGCACGTGCGCCTCCTCAAGCAGTTCCTGCTCGGGATCGGGGCCTATGGAGCCGACGCGCGGTTCCGGGGTTTCTCCGGGTACGTCTGCGAGCTTCTCGTCGCGAAGTACGGCACCTTCCGCGGCGTGCTCTCCGCCGCCGCGCGCTGGAAGCCCGGGACGTTCCTGTGCCTGGAACCGTACGAGGGCGCCGGCACGTTCCCCGAGCCGCTCGTGATCGTCGATCCGGTCGATCCAAACCGCAACGCGGCAAGCGCGGTGTCGCCCGAGAGCCTGCTTCTGCTGCGCGAGGCCGCAATGGCCTATCTTGCGGAACCTCGGCTCACGTTCTTCTTCCCCCGGCCGCCCGTTCCGCTCGATCGGTCCGCCCTGCAGCGGCTCCTCGAGGCCCGCGGAAGCCGGCTCGTGGCCGTCGCCTTCGACGCGCCCGACGTGCTCGAGGACGCCCTTCACGCCCAGATGCGAAAGTGCGGCGCGGGTCTCGCCCAGCTGCTGTCGCGGCAAGGGTTCGACGTCCGGTCCTGGTCGTACGAGATTCAATCGCGCGCCGGTCCGCATCCGGGGCGCGCCGAGGTGCTGCTGGAGCTTCGTGAGATCGAGCTTCCCACCACCGAGGTCCACGCGGGCCCGCCGGTCGACCTTGCGCCCCACGCCGAACGGTTCCAGTCCCGCTGGAAGGACGACCCCTCCGCCGCAGGGGAGGTGTACGAGAAGGAGGGACGCCTGCACGTGGTGCGACGCCGCGAATTCCCGCGCGCTCCCGACCTTCTCCGCATGCGTGCGCTCGCGCTTGACCTTGGCAAGGACGTGAACGCGGCGATGGCACGGCGCTTCGACGTCGCGGCCGACGAGGACGCCTTGGCGCTCTTGGACCCCGTCCACCTCACGCGTCACTTGAGCGGCGAGAAGCCTTGGGAGCAGTAG
- a CDS encoding mRNA surveillance protein pelota, with protein MKVVARDPRERLVKLLPENLDDLWHLHQLVRPGDLVRMVTWRRMELPDDKLRGEKAEKKPMLLGVRVERVEFHEFANRLRILGTIEEGPQEHGAHHTLSVEPRDELSIVKKEWPAHDHERIDEAVAAARRPLLTVVAMDDGEATVAVLHHYGIREAATIRGPGTGKRSAEDPSARGRYFAQVRDAVQLARPTDGPLLVVGPGFAPAAFHRFLAETAPEHAKRSLVQATGSAGRAGIQEALARGIVERLDATARVAQETRLVERFLAEVGRGAGLAAYGAAEVERALGLGAAETLLVTDLAVRERGAEALLGKARSVRAQAHVISTVHEAGKRLEAMGGAGALLRYKLPS; from the coding sequence GTGAAGGTCGTGGCGCGTGACCCGCGCGAGCGGCTCGTGAAGCTCCTGCCCGAAAACCTCGACGACCTTTGGCACTTGCATCAGCTCGTGCGGCCGGGCGACCTCGTCCGCATGGTCACGTGGCGGCGCATGGAGCTTCCCGACGACAAGCTTCGCGGCGAGAAGGCCGAGAAGAAGCCCATGCTGCTTGGCGTCCGTGTCGAGCGCGTGGAGTTCCACGAGTTCGCGAACCGGCTGCGGATCCTGGGCACGATCGAGGAGGGCCCGCAGGAACACGGTGCGCACCACACGCTTTCGGTCGAGCCCCGCGACGAGCTTTCGATCGTGAAGAAGGAGTGGCCGGCGCACGATCACGAGCGCATCGACGAGGCCGTGGCCGCGGCCCGGCGTCCGCTCCTCACCGTGGTGGCGATGGACGACGGCGAGGCCACCGTCGCGGTGCTCCACCACTACGGCATCCGCGAGGCGGCTACCATCCGGGGTCCGGGCACGGGCAAACGCTCCGCCGAGGACCCTTCGGCGCGCGGCCGCTACTTCGCGCAGGTCCGCGACGCCGTGCAGTTGGCGCGCCCGACGGACGGGCCCCTTCTCGTCGTGGGGCCCGGCTTTGCGCCCGCGGCCTTCCATCGTTTCCTTGCCGAAACGGCGCCCGAACACGCCAAGCGCTCTCTCGTGCAAGCCACGGGCTCGGCCGGTCGGGCCGGGATCCAGGAGGCGTTGGCCAGGGGAATCGTCGAGCGGTTGGACGCGACGGCGCGCGTCGCGCAGGAGACAAGGCTCGTCGAGCGCTTCCTGGCCGAGGTGGGGCGCGGGGCGGGGCTTGCCGCCTACGGCGCCGCCGAGGTCGAACGCGCGCTTGGCCTTGGCGCCGCCGAGACCCTCCTTGTGACCGATCTTGCCGTGCGCGAGCGGGGCGCCGAGGCGCTCCTTGGCAAGGCGCGAAGCGTCCGCGCCCAAGCGCACGTCATCAGCACGGTGCACGAGGCGGGCAAGCGGCTGGAAGCCATGGGCGGGGCCGGCGCGCTTCTGCGCTATAAGCTTCCTTCGTAA
- the rqcH gene encoding ribosome rescue protein RqcH — translation MAKGLRGITAFDLRAFVRAAAPVLAGARLEKVYQPARSSLVLRLRGESRRDLWALVGRGVRLTSTLAEMPSEPSPFAARLRSLLGNARLRSLEQHEFDRVLELLFETADGRLRVVLELFGDGNVIVERDGIVAEVLVRGQWAHRELRPGAEFRHPPARTNPLVLSQDGLLAILAASKVDAIRALAVEANLGGPHAEELLLRAGVDKKQKAATLSADQVAAIDRALRAMIDELDAGEATLVVEDGRPVALSAVRLSALPPGATRLPVLEAFDRLFLQSDDDVPGKADASLTEERERLERQRARQEASLAELMAQERQAKEAGDAIYANYATLAARLEHARTAHREGGWEAVDAWAKSNGASSSPAEGLVRMEGLDIPLADGLDAAAGAYYERAKLARQKRERAAEAMARTELEMARLQREGERLERQALARRGKPAPSRRFWFDAYRWFLSSGGQLVLGGRDAGSNDKLVRKHLSEGDRFAHAEVHGAPSVVVKSGASADEGTLREACEFAAVHSKAWQAAVGHVDAYWVEPAQVSKTPNPGEHLARGAFVIRGKRNHVRATMRMAVGEVEVEGHRKVMGGPVTAVAARSRRFVVLEPGKESLNAFAARLASALAVPVEEVQAALPPGPVRVVEAVGLESFSAGGNAA, via the coding sequence ATGGCCAAGGGGCTGCGGGGCATCACCGCCTTCGACCTTCGCGCCTTCGTGCGCGCCGCCGCGCCGGTCCTCGCCGGCGCCAGGTTGGAGAAGGTCTACCAGCCCGCGCGCAGCTCGCTCGTGTTGCGACTGCGCGGCGAATCGCGGCGCGACCTCTGGGCCCTCGTGGGCCGCGGCGTCCGTCTCACCTCGACGCTCGCGGAGATGCCAAGCGAACCGTCCCCCTTTGCGGCGCGGCTTCGAAGCCTCCTGGGGAACGCGCGGCTACGATCGTTGGAACAGCACGAATTCGACCGCGTTCTTGAGCTACTCTTCGAGACCGCCGACGGGCGGCTGCGCGTCGTGCTCGAGCTCTTCGGCGACGGAAACGTGATCGTGGAACGCGACGGAATCGTAGCCGAGGTCCTCGTACGGGGCCAGTGGGCGCACCGGGAGCTTCGGCCCGGCGCCGAGTTCCGCCATCCGCCCGCCAGGACGAATCCCCTGGTCCTGTCCCAAGACGGCCTTCTCGCCATCCTTGCGGCCTCGAAGGTCGACGCGATCCGCGCTCTGGCGGTCGAGGCAAACCTCGGAGGGCCGCACGCCGAGGAGCTGCTCCTGCGGGCGGGTGTCGACAAGAAACAGAAGGCGGCGACGCTTTCGGCCGACCAAGTCGCGGCGATCGATCGCGCCCTGAGGGCGATGATCGACGAGCTCGATGCGGGCGAAGCGACCCTCGTGGTCGAGGACGGGCGCCCCGTGGCGCTGTCGGCCGTGCGCCTTTCGGCGTTGCCCCCGGGCGCCACGCGGCTTCCCGTGCTCGAGGCGTTCGACCGACTGTTCCTGCAATCCGATGACGACGTGCCTGGCAAGGCGGACGCGTCCCTGACGGAGGAGCGCGAACGACTGGAGCGGCAGCGCGCGCGCCAAGAAGCGAGCCTCGCCGAACTCATGGCGCAGGAGCGGCAAGCCAAGGAAGCCGGCGACGCGATCTATGCGAACTACGCGACGCTTGCGGCCCGCCTTGAGCACGCGCGTACGGCGCATCGGGAAGGCGGCTGGGAGGCCGTCGACGCGTGGGCGAAATCAAACGGCGCGTCCTCGTCACCGGCCGAGGGCCTGGTCCGCATGGAGGGACTGGACATTCCGTTGGCCGATGGGCTCGACGCGGCCGCCGGGGCATACTACGAGCGGGCCAAGCTCGCCCGCCAGAAGCGCGAACGGGCCGCCGAGGCGATGGCGCGAACCGAGCTCGAGATGGCCCGGCTCCAGCGGGAGGGCGAACGCCTGGAGCGCCAGGCGCTCGCGCGGCGCGGAAAGCCGGCCCCGAGCCGGCGATTCTGGTTCGACGCGTACCGCTGGTTCCTTTCGAGCGGAGGGCAGCTTGTCCTGGGAGGCCGGGACGCGGGATCGAACGACAAGCTCGTTCGAAAGCACCTCTCGGAAGGGGACCGCTTCGCGCACGCCGAGGTGCACGGGGCCCCGAGCGTGGTCGTGAAGTCGGGCGCGTCGGCCGACGAGGGCACGCTGCGCGAAGCCTGTGAGTTCGCCGCCGTCCACAGCAAGGCCTGGCAGGCTGCCGTCGGTCACGTGGACGCGTACTGGGTCGAGCCCGCCCAAGTGTCGAAGACGCCAAACCCGGGAGAGCACCTGGCGCGCGGCGCGTTCGTGATTCGGGGAAAACGGAACCACGTAAGGGCAACGATGCGCATGGCCGTGGGCGAAGTCGAGGTCGAGGGTCACCGAAAGGTCATGGGCGGGCCGGTCACCGCCGTCGCAGCCCGGTCCCGGCGCTTCGTCGTCCTGGAGCCGGGCAAGGAATCGCTGAACGCCTTCGCGGCGCGTCTGGCCTCCGCGCTTGCGGTTCCCGTCGAGGAGGTGCAGGCCGCGCTGCCGCCTGGACCCGTGCGCGTGGTCGAGGCCGTGGGGCTCGAGTCGTTTTCGGCCGGAGGGAACGCCGCGTGA
- the thpR gene encoding RNA 2',3'-cyclic phosphodiesterase yields MASFRGFVAVPVPPLPPLLYFREALAATRADLTLVRPENLHVTLRFLGEVDGEHEAALRTILEGAVAGLRRFESRLEGAGTFPPRGPPRIVWAGLSGADALSAVAGRLETAIRELGFAPEERAFRPHVTVARARSSRGASAVRACVQEHEATRFGAVPISEVRLVRSDLSSAGPSYSTVCAVALEA; encoded by the coding sequence ATGGCGTCGTTCCGGGGATTCGTGGCCGTCCCCGTGCCTCCGCTCCCCCCGCTTCTGTACTTCCGCGAGGCGCTTGCCGCCACGCGGGCGGATCTTACGCTCGTGCGCCCCGAGAACCTGCACGTCACGCTTCGCTTCCTTGGCGAGGTCGACGGCGAGCACGAGGCGGCCTTGCGGACGATCCTGGAGGGAGCGGTCGCGGGGCTTCGGCGGTTCGAGTCGAGGCTCGAGGGCGCCGGCACGTTCCCGCCGCGCGGACCGCCCCGGATCGTGTGGGCCGGCCTCTCCGGCGCCGACGCCCTCTCCGCGGTGGCAGGACGCCTGGAGACGGCGATCCGAGAGCTTGGTTTTGCCCCCGAGGAGCGCGCGTTCCGTCCGCACGTGACGGTCGCGCGCGCGCGTTCGTCGCGAGGCGCCTCTGCCGTGCGCGCGTGCGTGCAGGAGCACGAGGCAACGCGGTTCGGAGCCGTTCCCATTTCCGAGGTGCGGCTCGTTCGCTCGGATCTGTCGTCCGCGGGGCCAAGCTACTCGACGGTGTGTGCGGTGGCGCTGGAGGCCTGA